CATAGTGACGGGTGAGGGCTTCGCGCAGGGTGACTTCGCTGCCGGCATTGCCGGTGACGCGCTCACGCGGGTCGAAGCAGCAACTGTCAATGATAGCATCGACGACATCCTGTGAGTTGGCCGGGATGAGGGCGAGGGCGTCGCCGGGCTCGTAGGACATGCCCGAGCCTTCGAGCGAGAGCTCCAGGTGCCAGGTTTCCTTGATCGAGCCGGTGCCGTTGAGCAGGATGCGCTCCTTGAGCAGCGCCGGGAAAGGGTTTTTCTTATCGTAAACGAGACCGTTGGCCGCAGGGGAAGGGACCGGAGCGGACTTGGAGGCGGCACCATTGACAACTACGGCACGGGCTGGTTCGGGTCGGGCGACTTTGGCCAGGGACTTGAGAGCACCTTCGAGCCACTTCTGGAAGGGCTCTTCGTAGTCCACGTCACAGTCCGTGCGTGGGTAGTAGCGCTTGGCGCCGAGGTCTTCCAGGCGCTGATCGAAGTCGCGTCCGATCTTGCAGAAGTGTTCGTAAGAGGTGTCGCCGAGGGCCAGGACCGAAAAGCGCGACTGCTCCAGGCGGGGGCAGCTCTTGTCCATGACGGCTTTGTAGAAAGTGCTGGCACTGTCGGGCGGATCGCCTTCTCCCCAGGTGCTGACGATGACGGCGAGGTTCGTCTCCTTGGCCAGGGACTCGGGCGTGAAGCTTCCCATGTCGCGAACCGTCGGCATAAAGCCCTGGTTCTCGGCAATTTCCTTGGCCCGCCCGGCGAGTTCTTCGCAGTTGCCTGACTCGGTGCCGAAGAGGATGGTCAGCGGGACTCCCTTGCTGGGGTGATGATGGACCGGCGCGGCGGCGGAAGCGCTCTGAAGGGCGGCTCCGGCTCCGGCGAGAAAACCGCTCAGCCAGGTATTTTGTTCGGGTGAGAGGGTGCCCAGGGCTTTTTCAAGGGACGCCTTCTGTTCGGCGTTGAAGGGAGCTTGATCGGGAAGCTGCATGAGGGGGGACTTTGTCACTATGGGGAGACAACCGGAAGGTTGTCATCGGCGGAAAAGTGGTGCCAGAGGGCAGATTTGAACTGCCGACCAAAGGCTTATGAGTCCTCTGCTCTACCACTGAGCTACTCTGGCATGTGGTTAAAATTCAATAACTTGTGTCGAAGTGTCAAGCGCGTTCGATGGCCGCTTCCCCAGCCGTCGGGCGGTTGGCGACTGGTCATTCCCGCGGGGCGGAACGACACGTTCGCGAGCTTCGCAAAACACAATTCGGAATCTGATTAAGAACACAAGAAGCGCGAAATAGTAGGGGCGGCACGAGCGGAGTCAAGGCGGGAAATGCGCATTTGACATCACTTTTTTATCGTCCCGCAATCGGGCGGTTGGGCCGGTTGCGGATCGGGGCTGGATGGGTCGCGATAATTTTCGTGCCGGGTGATGTTTTCAGGAAAATGATTTTGCGCCCGGGCGTGGGGAGGCCTTCTATTATAGATACTATGCGCAGACTCAACCTTCCGCGCCGTCCCCGCCGCCTGCGGCGCACGGCGGCCATCCGCAACATGGTCGCAGAGACCAGGCTTACGCCCGCGGATCTGATCCAGCCGTACTTTGTCATCGATGGCGAGGGCGCGCCGCAAGAGATCGCTTCGCTGCCGGGCCAGCGCCGCCTGCCGATCCGTGAGTTGGTGCGCGAGTGCGAGCAGCTTCACCGCCTCGGCGTGCCGGGCGTGGCGCTGTTCCCGAGTATCGAACCGGTGCTCAAGGACGCCGCCGGCTCGGAGGCGCTCAACCCGGAGACGCTCGTCCTGCGGGCCATCCGGGCCGTCAAGCAGGCCGTGCCGGAGCTGGCCATCGTGACGGACATCGCGTTGGACCCCTACACCGACCACGGCCACGACGGTATTTTCAACGCCGCGGGCACCGACATGGACAACGACGGCACGGTGGAGATTTTGAGGCAAATGTCCCTGCTGTGCGCCGAGGCGGGGGCGGATTTCGTCGCCCCCAGCGACATGATGGACGGGCGTATCGAGGCCATCCGCGAGTCCCTGGACGATGCCGGGTTGACCGAGACCGCGATCATGGCCTACTCGGCCAAGTTCGCCTCGGCCTTTTACGGGCCGTTCCGCGACGCGGTCGGCAGCGCCTCTGTCGCCGGGACGAATCTGCTGGGCAAACACACCTACCAGCTTAACCCCGCCAACCGCCGCGAGGCCCTGCTGGAAACCGAACTGGACGAACTGGAGGCGGCGGACGTGCTC
The DNA window shown above is from Ruficoccus amylovorans and carries:
- the hemB gene encoding porphobilinogen synthase, encoding MRRLNLPRRPRRLRRTAAIRNMVAETRLTPADLIQPYFVIDGEGAPQEIASLPGQRRLPIRELVRECEQLHRLGVPGVALFPSIEPVLKDAAGSEALNPETLVLRAIRAVKQAVPELAIVTDIALDPYTDHGHDGIFNAAGTDMDNDGTVEILRQMSLLCAEAGADFVAPSDMMDGRIEAIRESLDDAGLTETAIMAYSAKFASAFYGPFRDAVGSASVAGTNLLGKHTYQLNPANRREALLETELDELEAADVLMVKPAGAYLDIIRDVRNNTHLPLAAYQVSGEYAQLHAAARLGWLDLERCRDESLLAIKRAGADMILTYFAAEVAGCFSR
- a CDS encoding assimilatory sulfite reductase (NADPH) flavoprotein subunit; the encoded protein is MQLPDQAPFNAEQKASLEKALGTLSPEQNTWLSGFLAGAGAALQSASAAAPVHHHPSKGVPLTILFGTESGNCEELAGRAKEIAENQGFMPTVRDMGSFTPESLAKETNLAVIVSTWGEGDPPDSASTFYKAVMDKSCPRLEQSRFSVLALGDTSYEHFCKIGRDFDQRLEDLGAKRYYPRTDCDVDYEEPFQKWLEGALKSLAKVARPEPARAVVVNGAASKSAPVPSPAANGLVYDKKNPFPALLKERILLNGTGSIKETWHLELSLEGSGMSYEPGDALALIPANSQDVVDAIIDSCCFDPRERVTGNAGSEVTLREALTRHYDITGLSKNVLKKYNEKAASDKITHLLDPENKDELHNYLWGRQVVDMLEDFPLKGLTGGELVSILRKMPPRLYSIASSFRAHPDEVHLTIAAVRYESHGRQRKGVASTFIADDLSAGGTVPVYTHKNKNFRLPEDSDTPIIMVGPGTGIAPFRSFIEERAVNGDKGANWLFFGDQRYNYDFLYQLEWQDYLKKGVLTKLDVAFSRDQPEKIYVQDRLLQQGKEVYRWLEEGAHFYVCGDANRMAVDVHNALLKIAQEAGGKSEEQAQTWFEDLRKQKRYQRDVY